A genomic stretch from Oreochromis aureus strain Israel breed Guangdong linkage group 17, ZZ_aureus, whole genome shotgun sequence includes:
- the fam3c gene encoding protein FAM3C, translated as MVRANGILKLTVLVIGFLLAVFLAFQLFEINADFKLANMISRSVPENDISTKPVRHKCGLSKACSAGHFAFKMASGAASVVGPRICLEDKVVMSGVKNNVGRGINIALVNGKTGEVVKTEYFDMWAGDVAPLIKFLNEIEDGTVVMMASFDDSATKLNDEARKLIADLGSSAINNLGFRDNWIFVGGKGIKTKSPFEQHIKNSAETNKFEGWPEVLEMEGCIPQRHE; from the exons ATGGTTAGAGCCAACG GAATTTTAAAGTTGACAGTGCTGGTCATTGGATTCCTCCTGGCTGTCTTCTTGGCTTTTCAGCTATTCGAGATTAATGCGGATTTTAAACTGGCTAATATGATTT caAGATCTGTACCAGAAAATGACATTT CAACAAAGCCTGTCAGGCATAAATGTGGGCTGTCCAAGGCATGTTCAGCTGGACATTTTGCCTTCAAGATGGCAAGTGGTGCAGCCAGTGTGGTCGGGCCCAGAATCTGCCTGGAGGACAAAGT AGTAATGAGCGGCGTGAAGAACAACGTGGGAAGAGGAATCAACATCGCCCTGGTTAATG GGAAGACAGGGGAAGTTGTCAAAACAGAATATTTTGATATGTGGGCTGGAG ATGTGGCTCCCTTGATTAAATTCCTGAATGAAATTGAAGATGGGACCGTTGTAATGATGGCCTCATTTGATGATTCTGCAACAAA ACTCAATGATGAAGCCAGGAAGTTAATTGCTGATCTAGGCAGCTCAGCTATTAATAATTTGGGCTTTCGAGATAACTGGATCTTTGTGGGAGGGAAAGGCATCAAGACCAAGAGTCCATTTGAGCAG cATATAAAGAACAGcgcagaaacaaacaaatttgAAGGCTGGCCTGAAGTGTTGGAGATGGAAGGCTGCATACCCCAGAGGCACGAATGA